A DNA window from Doryrhamphus excisus isolate RoL2022-K1 chromosome 2, RoL_Dexc_1.0, whole genome shotgun sequence contains the following coding sequences:
- the gdnfa gene encoding glial cell line-derived neurotrophic factor isoform X1: MKLWDVAAMCLLLLSSVATRPLYHQSTPPLPAKRTFHSPHSYTDPAAPNSAEDKEEKLLLLRQHHEEHSLQEVSMEDQYDTTGPDSEHFDDVMDFIEATIGRLRRSSESSRGQREQRQRGAANTRGRGHGGERRRGRSRGGGKGGRSDRGRGRTSSQSRGCLLKEVHLNVTDLGLGYQTKEELIFRYCSGPCAEAETNYDKILNNLSHSRKLDKDTPSRTCCRPIAFDDDLSFLDDNVVYHTLKKHSAKKCGCV, translated from the exons ATGAAGTTATGGGATGTTGCGGCCATGTGTTTGTTGCTCCTGAGCTCAGTCGCTACACGGCCTCTCTACCACCAAAGCACCCCGCCGCTGCCAGCCAAGAGGACCTTCCACTCCCCCCACAGCTACACTGACCCTGCTGCACCCAACTCTGCGGAGGACAAAGAGgagaagttgttgttgttgaggcaACACCACGAGGAGCACAGCCTGCAGGAAGTCTCCATGGAGGATCAAT ATGACACAACCGGTCCCGATTCCGAGCACTTTGATGATGTCATGGACTTCATCGAGGCCACCATCGGCAGACTTCGGAGATCATCAGAGTCATCACGGGGCCAAAGGGAGCAGCGGCAGAGGGGAGCAGCAAACACGAGAGGTAGAGGACACGGGGGCGAGAGAAGACGAGGTCGGAGTCGAGGAGGCGGCAAAGGAGGGCGTAGCGATCGAGGCAGAGGGAGGACATCAAGTCAGAGTCGAGGCTGCTTGCTGAAAGAGGTCCACCTCAATGTGACGGACTTGGGTCTGGGCTACCAGACCAAAGAGGAGCTCATCTTCCGCTACTGCAGCGGGCCATGTGCGGAGGCCGAGACCAACTACGATAAGATCCTCAACAACCTGAGCCACAGCAGGAAGCTGGACAAGGACACGCCCTCTCGCACGTGCTGTCGACCAATCGCTTTTGACGACGACTTGTCCTTCTTGGATGACAATGTTGTGTACCACACGCTGAAGAAACACTCCGCTAAGAAGTGTGGCTGTGTTTGA
- the gdnfa gene encoding glial cell line-derived neurotrophic factor isoform X2, with translation MEDQYDTTGPDSEHFDDVMDFIEATIGRLRRSSESSRGQREQRQRGAANTRGRGHGGERRRGRSRGGGKGGRSDRGRGRTSSQSRGCLLKEVHLNVTDLGLGYQTKEELIFRYCSGPCAEAETNYDKILNNLSHSRKLDKDTPSRTCCRPIAFDDDLSFLDDNVVYHTLKKHSAKKCGCV, from the exons ATGGAGGATCAAT ATGACACAACCGGTCCCGATTCCGAGCACTTTGATGATGTCATGGACTTCATCGAGGCCACCATCGGCAGACTTCGGAGATCATCAGAGTCATCACGGGGCCAAAGGGAGCAGCGGCAGAGGGGAGCAGCAAACACGAGAGGTAGAGGACACGGGGGCGAGAGAAGACGAGGTCGGAGTCGAGGAGGCGGCAAAGGAGGGCGTAGCGATCGAGGCAGAGGGAGGACATCAAGTCAGAGTCGAGGCTGCTTGCTGAAAGAGGTCCACCTCAATGTGACGGACTTGGGTCTGGGCTACCAGACCAAAGAGGAGCTCATCTTCCGCTACTGCAGCGGGCCATGTGCGGAGGCCGAGACCAACTACGATAAGATCCTCAACAACCTGAGCCACAGCAGGAAGCTGGACAAGGACACGCCCTCTCGCACGTGCTGTCGACCAATCGCTTTTGACGACGACTTGTCCTTCTTGGATGACAATGTTGTGTACCACACGCTGAAGAAACACTCCGCTAAGAAGTGTGGCTGTGTTTGA